Genomic DNA from Deltaproteobacteria bacterium:
GTTTCTGGTCATAGACGACCCAGAGCAATGAGTGAATCGTCGAGAGCCCACCGCTGGCGGCGCGGATGCGCTGGGCCAGAGCTGGCGAATGAATCGCACAAAGCAGCAAGGCCGTGAGGATTGCAAAAACAAGCCGTCTTTCCATTTTTTCAACCGTGAATGTTTTCAATCAGCCCTACTCAGACACCGAGTTTTTCTGCGAGATCAAGGAAGCTGGTCGCAACGATATCGTAGTGACCCACATCGGGCATCGCCGCAGCCTTTCCCGGTCCATGCTCCAGCTCCCGATGAACGAAGGCGGTGCGAAGCCCGTGTTTCTTGGCGGATTGTAAATCATGCTCGTGAGCAGCGACCATCATGACTTGCTCGGGTTTTAGATCAAAGAGCCGCGGTGCGAGGCGGTATACTTCCGGGTCGGGCTTGTAGCGCTGGACGTTTTCCGCCGACAGGACGCAGTCCCAGGGCAGGCCGGCAAACTTTGCCATGTTAGTCAGCAGGGAAATGTTGCCGTTCGATAAAGTCGAGATTACGAACTTGGTTTTGAGCCGTTGTAGACCCGGCACGGAGTCAGGCCAGCCTCTGAGTCGATGCCAGACAAGGTTGAACTGTTGCGTTTCTTCCTCGGTGAGGTTGGTGAGGGAATATTTCTTTAGGGTTTCTTCGAGCATCATTCGATGCAGCTCATCAAGCTTGGTCCATGGCAACTCGCCGTCTTGTACTTTGTCCATGTACGGTCGGTAAATCGACCGCCAAGCATCGGCGAAGGCTGCCCAGTCGATGTTGATGCCCTTGGTTCGACCGAGCTCCTCGCCCTCGGCGATAACGCGCGAACGCCAGTCGACGACGGTGCCGAAAACGTCGAAGGCGAGCAAGCGAATGGCTG
This window encodes:
- a CDS encoding haloacid dehalogenase type II, translating into MDPKATAAIRLLAFDVFGTVVDWRSRVIAEGEELGRTKGINIDWAAFADAWRSIYRPYMDKVQDGELPWTKLDELHRMMLEETLKKYSLTNLTEEETQQFNLVWHRLRGWPDSVPGLQRLKTKFVISTLSNGNISLLTNMAKFAGLPWDCVLSAENVQRYKPDPEVYRLAPRLFDLKPEQVMMVAAHEHDLQSAKKHGLRTAFVHRELEHGPGKAAAMPDVGHYDIVATSFLDLAEKLGV